Proteins encoded within one genomic window of Choloepus didactylus isolate mChoDid1 chromosome 11 unlocalized genomic scaffold, mChoDid1.pri SUPER_11_unloc3, whole genome shotgun sequence:
- the LOC119524676 gene encoding olfactory receptor 2AJ1-like — translation MGYENHTFSSDFILLGLFSSQTSLVSFSFIFLIFIITITENTVLILLICKDIHLHTPMYFLLRHLSFMDILHISNIVPKMIADFLSGRKTISFAGCGFQIFLSLTLLGGECLLLAAMSYDRYAAICHPLRYPILMNEHVSVLMAGGSWLVGTINSTVHTAHVLHLSFCGSRAIDHFFCEIPAMLKLSCVDTSHYERGVYVSGIIFLLIPFSMISASYVQVLLTVLQMKSSEAWKKSFSTCSFHMIVVIMYYGPFIFTYMRPKHYHTPGQDKFLAIFYTILTPTLNPLIYSFRNKDILLAMKNMLKCNFLHKK, via the coding sequence ATGGGATATGAGAATCACACTTTCAGCAGTGATTTCATCCTCTTGGGACTATTCTCTTCCCAAACAAGTCTGGTCtccttttcctttatatttctgatttttattataaCTATAACAGAAAATACAGTCTTGATCCTGCTTATCTGCAAAGACATACATCTCCATACTCCTATGTATTTCCTGCTCAGACATCTCTCTTTCATGGATATCTTACATATTTCCAACATTGTTCCCAAAATGATCGCTGACTTTCTGTCAGGCAGGAAAACGATCTCATTTGCTGGCTGTGGCTTCCAGATATTTCTGTCCCTCACCCTGCTGGGTGGTGAGTGCCTCCTCCTGGCAGCCATGTCCTATGACCGCTATGCAGCCATCTGTCACCCACTGCGCTATCCAATTCTCATGAATGAGCATGTCAGTGTTCTCATGGCCGGAGGGTCCTGGCTCGTTGGGACCATCAACTCCACAGTTCACACAGCTCATGTACTCCATCTCTCCTTCTGTGGTTCTAGAGCCATTGatcactttttctgtgaaataCCAGCCATGTTGAAGTTGTCCTGTGTAGACACATCACACTATGAACGAGGAGTTTATGTAAGTGGTATCATCTTCCTGCTGATCCCTTTCTCCATGATATCAGCTTCTTATGTCCAAGTTCTCCTCACCGTCCTCCAAATGAAATCATCAGAGGCatggaaaaagtcattttctaCCTGTTCCTTCCACATGATTGTGGTCATCATGTACTATGGGCCATTTATTTTCACATATATGAGACCTAAACACTACCACACTCCAGGTCAGGATAAATTCTTGGCGATATTCTATACCATCCTCACACCCACACTTAACCCTCTAATCTACAGCTTTAGGAATAAAGATATTTTGCTGGCAATGAAAAATATGCTTAAATGTAATTTTCtacataaaaagtaa